In the Hordeum vulgare subsp. vulgare chromosome 7H, MorexV3_pseudomolecules_assembly, whole genome shotgun sequence genome, one interval contains:
- the LOC123413066 gene encoding uncharacterized protein LOC123413066: MAATVRTWLVVAALACALTLALRSADAKATEGPSPSSSPAQKPKCTPGAATPCRVGAMRDPENQEEEGLFNVKVRGPSGAGDSDSDDDYSDPDQPKDPDQPDDDDLVVLGH, from the coding sequence ATGGCGGCGACCGTGCGCACAtggctggtggtggcggcgctGGCGTGCGCGCTAACACTGGCGCTGCGGTCGGCGGACGCGAAGGCGACCGAGGggccgtcgccatcgtcgtcgccggCCCAGAAGCCCAAGTGCACTCCGGGCGCCGCCACGCCGTGCCGCGTGGGCGCGATGCGCGACCCGGAGaaccaggaggaggaggggctgtTCAATGTGAAGGTGAGGGGGCCGAGCGGCGCGGGCGACTCCGACAGCGACGACGACTACAGCGACCCCGACCAGCCCAAGGACCCCGACCAGCCGGACGACGACGACCTTGTCGTTCTCGGCCACTGA